One window of Strigops habroptila isolate Jane chromosome Z, bStrHab1.2.pri, whole genome shotgun sequence genomic DNA carries:
- the WDR7 gene encoding WD repeat-containing protein 7 isoform X3 produces MAGNSLVLPIVLWGRRAPTHCVSALLLMEDVPMVVTGCHDGQICLWDLAPALQINPRALLFGHTASITCLAKASASGDKQHIVSASESGEMCLWDVNDGRCIEFTKLACTHTGIQFYQFTVGSQREGRLLCHGHYPEILVVDATSLEVLYSLLSKISPDWISSMTIIRSDRTQEDTVVAVSVTGILKVWIISSEVGRMQDTTPVFEEESKPIYCQNCQSVSFCAFTQRSLLVVCSKYWRVFDAGDYSLLCSVPSENHQTWTGGDFVAADKVIVWTEDGQSFIYKLPASCLPASDSFRRDVGKAVENLIPPLLSSVVDRAEKELLICPPVTRFFCGQKDFAYKLLIQGDSSGRLSIWSIPDTLEQQSGAKGLQTTTSISLQEAFDKLTPHPAGIIDQLSLIPNLEEPLKVTASVYIPAHGRLVCGREDGSIVIVPATQTAIVQLLQGEHMLRRGWPPHRTLRGHRNKITCLLYPHQVSPRYDQRFLISGAVDFSVIVWDIFSGEMKHLFCVHGGEITQLLVPPENCSARVQHCVCSVASDHSVGLLSLREKKCIMLASRHLFPIQVIKWRPSDDYLVVGCSDGSVYVWQMDTGALDRCVMGITAVEILNACDEAVPAAVDALSHPAVNLKQAMTRRSLAALKNVAHQKLQTLATNLLASEASDKGNLPKYSHNSLMVQAIKTNVTDPDIHVLFFDVEALIIQLLTEEASRPNTTLVSPENLQKASGGSDKGGSFLAGKRAAVLFQQVKETIKENIKEHLLDDEDDDEDYMRQRREDGDPEYRSSKSKPLTLLEYNLTMDTAKLFMSCLHAWGLNSVLDELCLDRLGMLKPHCSVSFGLLSRGGHMSLMLPGYNQPVGKGSRESVEVGRKMSLTEGLGKGTYGVSRAVTTQHLLSVISLANTLMSMTNATFIGEHMKKGPSRPPRPGTPETSRAKAPSAIAAHAAQGQIKQGWSQLAAMHCVMLPDLLGLDKFRPPLLEMLARRWQDRCLEVREAAQALLLAELRRIEQAGRKETIDAWAPYLPQYMDSVISPGVTTEAIQTGSASPDSLGTEAKVQEEEHDLVDDDITAGCLSGLPQLKKVSTSYEERRKQATAIVLLGVIGAEFGAEIEPPKLLTRPRSSSQIPEGFGLTSGGSNYSLARHTCKALTFLLLQPPSAKLPAHSTIRRTAIDLIGRGFTVWEPYMDVSAVLMGLLELCADAEKQLANITMGLPLSPAADSARSARHALSLIATARPPAFITTIAKEVHRHTALAANTQSQQNIHTTALARAKGEILRVIEILIEKMPTDVVDLLVEVMDIIMYCLEGSLVKKKGLQECFPAICRFYMVSYYERSHRIAVGARHGSVALYDIRTGKCQTIHGHKGPITAVAFAPDGRYLATYSNSDSHLCFWQMNTSLLGSIGMLNSAPQLRCIKTYQVPPVQPASPGSHNALRLARLIWTSNRNVILMAHDGKEHRFMV; encoded by the exons ATCAACCCCAGAGCCCTGCTCTTCGGCCACACGGCCTCCATCACCTGCTTGGCAAAGGCCTCTGCTTCCGGTGACAAGCAGCACATCGTGAGTGCGTCGGAGAGCGG GGAGATGTGCCTGTGGGATGTGAACGATGGGAGGTGCATTGAGTTTACTAAGTTAGCCTGTACCCATACGGGCATCCAG TTCTATCAGTTCACGGTTGGATCCCAACGGGAAGGACGGCTCTTATGCCATGGCCACTATCCCGAAATCCTGGTCGTGGATGCTACCAGCCTGGAAGTCCTTTATTCCTTATTATCCAAGATCTCTCCTGACTGGATCAGCTCCATGACTATCATTAGATCCGACAGAACTCAAG AGGACACTGTGGTGGCAGTTTCCGTCACTGGCATCCTCAAAGTCTGGATAATAAGCTCCGAAGTGGGTCGCATGCAG GACACAACCCCAGTGTTTGAAGAGGAATCCAAACCTATCTACTGCCAGAACTGTCAGAGCGTCTCCTTCTGTGCATTTACTCAGAGGTCCCTCTTGGTGGTGTGCTCCAAGTACTGGAGG GTGTTTGATGCTGGAGACTATTCCCTCCTCTGCTCAGTCCCTAGTGAGAACCACCAGACCTGGACTGGAGGTGACTTTGTAGCAGCTGATAAAGTGATTGTCTGGACAGAAGATGGCCAAAGCTTCATCTACAAGTTACCAGCCAG TTGCCTCCCAGCCAGTGATTCCTTCCGCCGCGACGTGGGCAAAGCAGTGGAGAACTTAATCCCCCCGTTGTTGTCCAGCGTGGTggacagagcagagaaagag CTCCTGATCTGTCCTCCAGTTACTCGGTTCTTCTGTGGCCAGAAGGACTTTGCCTACAAGCTCTTAATCCAAGGAGACTCTTCAGGAAGACTCTCAATTTGGAGCATCCCTGATACTCTCGAGCAACAAAGTGGTGCAAAAG gcCTACAGACGACGACTTCCATATCCCTCCAGGAAGCGTTCGATAAGCTCACTCCTCACCCTGCTGGCATCATAGATCAGCTGAGCCTGATCCCAAACCTCGAGGAGCCCCTGAAGGTCACAGCCAGCGTGTACATCCCAGCCCACGGGAGGCTGGTTTGTGGCCGGGAGGACGGAAGCATCGTCATTGTGCCGGCCACCCAGACTGCCATCGTTCAGCTCCTGCAGGGAGAGCACATGCTCAGGAGAG GTTGGCCACCTCACCGGACCCTGCGGGGCCACCGCAACAAGATCACCTGCCTGCTGTACCCCCACCAGGTGTCTCCTCGCTATGACCAGAGGTTCCTGATCTCGGGGGCTGTGGACTTCTCGGTCATCGTGTGGGACATCTTCTCGGGGGAGATGAAGCACCTCTTCTGTGTGCACGGCGGGGAGATCACCCAGCTGCTCGTTCCACCTGAGAACTGCAGT GCAAGAGTCCAGCACTGCGTCTGCTCGGTGGCCAGTGACCACTCCGTTGGGCTTCTGAGCCTGAGGGAGAAGAAGTGCATCATGTTGGCATCCAGGCACCTTTTCCCGATCCAGGTCATCAAGTGGAGGCCTTCTGATGACTACCTGGTGGTGGGATGTTCAGATGGGTCCGTGTACGTCTGGCAGATGGACACAG GTGCTCTGGACAGATGTGTGATGGGAATAACAGCAGTGGAGATCCTGAACGCCTGTGACGAGGCTGTCCCAGCGGCTGTGGACGCCCTGAGCCATCCTGCTGTCAACCTGAAGCAGGCCATGACCAGGAGGAGCTTGGCTGCTCTCAAGAACGTGGCCCATCAGAAGCTGCAGACTCTGGCCACCAACCTCCTCGCTTCTGAGGCATCTGATAAG gggaATTTACCCAAATACTCCCACAACTCCCTGATGGTCCAGGCCATAAAGACCAACGTGACAGATCCAGACATCCACGTGCTCTTCTTCGATGTGGAAGCCCTCATCATCCAGCTCCTGACCGAGGAGGCCTCCAGGCCCAACACCACGTTGGTTTCTCCAGAGAACCTCCAGAAGGCCTCTGGTGGCTCTGACAAAGGAGGTTCCTTCCTGGCTGGGAAAAGAGCTGCTGTCCTCTTCCAGCAGGTGAAGGAAACCATCAAGGAGAACATCAAGGAGCATCTTCTCGATGATGAAGATGACGATGAAGACTACATGAGGCAAAGGCGAGAAGATGGTGACCCAGAGTATCGCTCGAGCAAGTCCAAGCCCTTAACTCTCTTAGAGTATAACCTGACCATGGACACAGCAAAGCTCTTCATGTCCTGTCTTCATGCTTGGGGCCTCAACTCGGTCCTGGATGAGCTTTGCCTGGATCGTCTTGGCATGCTGAAGCCGCACTGCTCGGTGTCCTTTGGCCTCCTCTCCAGAGGTGGCCACATGTCCCTCATGCTGCCGGGCTACAACCAGCCCGTTGGCAAAGGCTCCCGTGAGAGCGTGGAGGTGGGCAGGAAGATGTCCCTTACAGAAGGACTTGGCAAGGGCACCTATGGGGTGTCCAGGGCCGTGACCACTCAACATCTCCTCTCTGTCATCTCCTTGGCCAACACCCTCATGAGTATGACCAACGCCACCTTCATCGGGGAGCACATGAAGAAAGGGCCCAGCAG GCCACCCAGACCAGGCACTCCTGAGACCTCGAGAGCCAAAGCTCCCTCTGCAATTGCAGCTCATGCAGCCCAAGGACAAATCAAACAAG GATGGAGCCAGCTGGCTGCCATGCACTGCGTGATGCTTCCCGACCTCCTGGGCCTGGATAAATTCCGACCTCCTCTACTGGAGATGCTGGCACGGAGGTGGCAGGATCGCTGCTTGGAG GTGAGAGAAGCTGCCCAGGccctgctgcttgcagagctgAGGAGGATTGAgcaagcagggaggaaggagaccATCGACGCCTGGGCTCCCTACCTGCCCCAGTACATGGACAGTGTTATATCAC CTGGGGTAACCACAGAAGCCATCCAGACAGGCAGTGCCAGCCCGGATTCCTTGGGAACAGAAGCCaaggtgcaggaggaggagcatGACCTGGTTGATGATGACATTACAGCAG GTTGTCTCTCTGGTCTGCCCCAGCTGAAGAAGGTCTCCACCTCCTACgaggagaggaggaaacaaGCCACAGCCATTGTCCTGCTGGGGGTCATCGGGGCAGAGTTTGGAGCTGAGATAGAACCTCCCAAGCTTCTCACTCGGCCACGCAGCTCCAGTCAGATTCCTGAAGGATTTGGCTTGACCAGCGGGGGATCCAACTATTCCTTGGCGAGGCATACGT GCAAAGCGCTgaccttcctgctgctgcagccgccCAGCGCCAAGCTGCCGGCGCACAGCACCATCCGCAGGACCGCCATCGACCTCATCGGCCGCGGCTTCACCGTCTGGGAGCCCTACATGGACGTGTCTGCCGTGCTCATGGGCCTGCTGGAGCTCTGTGCTGATGCTGAGAAGCAGTTGGCCAA catcaCCATGGGCCTGCCCCTGAGCCCAGCTGCGGACTCTGCCCGCTCAGCACGACACGCTCTGTCCCTCATTGCCACCGCCAGGCCCCCCGCCTTCATCACCACCATCGCCAAGGAG GTGCACAGACACACGGCCCTCGCAGCCAACACTCAGTCCCAGCAGAACATCCACACCACCGCCCTGGCCCGGGCCAAAGGGGAGATCCTGAGGGTCATTGAGATCCTCATTGAGAAGATGCCGACCGACGTTGTGGACCTTCTCGTGGAG GTTATGGACATCATCATGTACTGCCTTGAAGGATCTTTAGTCAAGAAGAAGGGGCTTCAGGAATGCTTTCCAGCCATCTGCAG GTTCTACATGGTGAGCTATTACGAGCGGAGCCACAGGATAGCGGTGGGAGCGCGCCATGGGTCCGTGGCCCTCTACGACATCCGCACTGGGAAGTGCCAG aCCATCCATGGCCACAAAGGACCCATAACTGCCGTGGCTTTTGCTCCTGATGGCCGGTACCTGGCCACCTACTCCAACTCCGACAGCCACCTCTGCTTCTGGCAG ATGAACACGTCCCTGCTGGGGAGCATTGGCATGTTGAACTCAGCCCCCCAACTGCGCTGCATCAAAACCTACCAGGTCCCCCCCGTCCAGCCAGCTTCACCAGGCTCCCACAACGCCCTCAGGCTGGCCAGGCTCATCTGGACCTCCAACCGGAACGTCATCCTCATGGCGCACGATGGCAAGGAGCATCGCTTCATGGTCTGA